The nucleotide window ggagtccgcctgccaaggcaggaggcacgggttcgaggatcccacatgccacggagcaactaagcccgtgtgccaaactactgagcctgtgctctagagcccacaagccacaactactgagcccacgtgccgcaactactgaggcccatgcgcctagagcctgtgctccgcaacgggagaggctgccgcagtgagaggcctgcgcattgcagtgaagagtggcccctgctcgctgcaactggagaggagggcccgcgtgcagcaatgaagacccattgcagcccaaaataaataaataaaataaaaataaattttaaaaaaaagaaatagaaaaaaaaatttatataaaaaaaaaaaggacccatTCAAGACTCACCCACTTTCTCCCTTTTTCAGCTTCTGGGCAGCAGCCTTCTTTGACAAGCTGATCTGTGAATCAAGCTTCTTAAGGAAATCAGAGGCAGAGAGGTCGTGAATGGGGGGCTCCTGGCCAGCTGTAGGAAGGGCTTCACCATTGGCACGTCCCGAACCTGTCTCTTGTTTCTTCCTCTCAGCTGAGTGTGGCCCAACTTCATCCTTACTTGGCTGTacctcttcctctccatccttctcttcctcagAATCCAAACCATTGAACAGGTCTCTGGGCTCTGTCAGGATGGGGATGTAGAGGGTTTTCTTCAGGAAGATCGAGTCATTAGTATAAAGGCGGTTTGCACGCTTAATCtgttccatctttaaaaaaaagtcaccacAGTTAATGACAGTAATAACAATCCATCTTATATTTGTATAGCACCTCATGCTTTTTAAAGTGATTGTATAAAGTCTTATCTGACCCTATAACAACCAAAACTACAGTGGGCTGatattatccctatttttttttattgatcagCAGCTTTCATACTTT belongs to Pseudorca crassidens isolate mPseCra1 chromosome 2, mPseCra1.hap1, whole genome shotgun sequence and includes:
- the LYSMD1 gene encoding lysM and putative peptidoglycan-binding domain-containing protein 1: MASPSRQAPLGGSGLLQGSRARSYGSLVQSACSPVRERRLEHQLAPGDTLAGLALKYGVTMEQIKRANRLYTNDSIFLKKTLYIPILTEPRDLFNGLDSEEEKDGEEEVQPSKDEVGPHSAERKKQETGSGRANGEALPTAGQEPPIHDLSASDFLKKLDSQISLSKKAAAQKLKKGESGIPGEDSGLHLSSPRMQQRAVLGPVPLTRTSRTRTLRDQEDEIFKL